The Phoenix dactylifera cultivar Barhee BC4 chromosome 9, palm_55x_up_171113_PBpolish2nd_filt_p, whole genome shotgun sequence genome window below encodes:
- the LOC103709405 gene encoding pentatricopeptide repeat-containing protein At4g14050, mitochondrial, with product MPVSTAVPRLAALLRSAGLRRFPALCRQLHAQLLKSGLRHLPPFPVALLTAYAHCGLLPAAHNLFDETPHRDPFLYSAILAAFSHSDRPSDALPLFCQMLAVDRIPLDGFILATLVKTSSRLASIRLGRQAHAQFLSSPLLSGDDVVKSSLVDMYSRCGAPDDARKVFDTILHKNCVSWTAMVSGYASNGRKVEALELFRQMPEKNVFVWTALISGFIQSGDSFGSVKLFVEMRREGVQIEDSFILSSIIGASSHLASLELGKQLHCLVVGLGYESSMIVGNSLVDMYAKCSDIYSARAVFEGILARDIVSWTTMVVGEAQHGRAEAALTLFDEMVLAGVKPNEVTFVGVIYACSHAGLVQRGRGLFDSMTRDYGMKPLLQHYTCLLDLLSRSGHLSDAEDVIRTMPYEPDEATWAALLSSCKKHGDTQRSNRIADHLLALKPRDPSTYILLSNTYAIAGKWGHVATVRRLMANMEIRKEPGYSWVELGKESCLFRAGEVPHNMRNEILELLERLVMEMKKRGYVPDTSSVMHDVEEHEKEQQLFLHSERLAVAYGILKSVPGAVIRVVKNIRVCSDCHTVMKLISSIIRKEIVVRDATRFHHFEGGKCSCGDFW from the coding sequence ATGCCCGTCTCCACCGCCGTCCCCCGCCTCGCCGCACTCCTCCGCTCCGCAGGACTCCGGCGCTTCCCCGCTCTCTGCCGCCAGCTCCACGCCCAACTACTTAAGTCCGGCCTCCGCCATCTCCCCCCCTTCCCCGTCGCCCTCCTCACCGCCTACGCCCACTGCGGCCTCCTCCCCGCCGCCCACAACCTCTTCGACGAAACTCCTCACCGCGATCCCTTCCTCTACTCCGCCATCCTCGCGGCTTTCTCCCACTCCGACCGCCCTTCCGATGCTCTCCCCCTCTTCTGCCAGATGCTTGCCGTCGACCGTATCCCTCTCGACGGGTTCATCCTCGCCACCCTCGTCAAGACCTCTTCTCGCCTTGCCTCCATTCGCCTGGGCAGGCAAGCCCACGCCCAATTCCTCTCTTCGCCATTGCTCTCAGGAGACGATGTCGTTAAGTCCTCCCTCGTTGACATGTACTCCCGGTGTGGCGCCCCTGACGACGCCCGCAAGGTCTTCGACACTATCCTCCACAAGAATTGCGTCTCCTGGACAGCTATGGTCTCCGGGTATGCGTCCAATGGCCGAAAAGTGGAGGCTTTGGAGCTTTTTCGGCAAATGCCGGAGAAGAACGTATTCGTGTGGACTGCTTTGATTTCAGGGTTCATACAGAGCGGCGATAGCTTTGGCTCTGTGAAGTTATTTGTTGAGATGAGAAGAGAAGGTGTTCAAATAGAAGATTCCTTCATCCTATCAAGTATTATTGGTGCTTCTTCTCACCTGGCCTCGCTTGAACTTGGCAAGCAGTTACATTGTCTCGTGGTGGGTCTAGGATATGAATCGAGCATGATTGTAGGCAATTCTCTTGTGGACATGTATGCAAAGTGCAGCGATATTTACTCGGCTAGAGCTGTATTTGAGGGAATCTTAGCACGGGATATTGTCTCGTGGACAACTATGGTCGTCGGAGAGGCTCAGCATGGGAGAGCTGAGGCTGCACTGACTCTTTTTGATGAAATGGTTCTCGCTGGAGTGAAGCCGAATGAGGTGACGTTTGTTGGGGTGATCTATGCTTGTAGCCATGCAGGTTTGGTCCAGAGAGGGCGTGGACTTTTTGATTCAATGACCCGGGACTATGGAATGAAGCCCTTGCTGCAACACTATACTTGTTTGTTGGATCTTCTTAGTCGGTCGGGGCACCTATCTGATGCAGAGGATGTTATCAGAACAATGCCATATGAACCTGATGAAGCTACTTGGGCTGCTCTACTGAGTTCTTGTAAGAAGCATGGGGACACCCAGAGGAGCAATAGGATTGCTGATCATTTGTTGGCCTTGAAACCAAGAGACCCTTCAACTTATATACTGTTGTCTAATACATATGCCATTGCTGGGAAGTGGGGGCATGTGGCTACTGTCAGGAGGTTGATGGCAAATATGGAGATCAGGAAAGAGCCAGGTTATAGTTGGGTTGAATTAGGGAAGGAGAGCTGTTTGTTTCGTGCTGGGGAAGTGCCACATAATATGAGAAATGAGATCCTTGAATTGCTTGAGCGGTTGGTTATGGAGATGAAGAAGAGAGGGTATGTTCCAGATACCAGTTCCGTTATGCATGACGTGGAAGAGCATGAGAAGGAGCAGCAGTTGTTTTTGCATAGTGAGAGGCTGGCTGTTGCCTATGGGATACTCAAGTCAGTTCCTGGAGCAGTGATTCGTGTGGTGAAGAACATTCGTGTTTGCAGTGACTGTCATACAGTAATGAAGTTGATTAGTAGTATTATCAGGAAGGAGATTGTTGTGAGAGATGCCACCCGTTTTCACCATTTTGAGGGTGGAAAGtgctcttgtggtgatttttggTAA